One Gossypium arboreum isolate Shixiya-1 chromosome 13, ASM2569848v2, whole genome shotgun sequence genomic window, AAACCCCTAACGTTCCTATTCATTATCCTATCAGCCACATTATCTCTTTTTCCACTTTCTAAAAACCCTTCATTCAATAGCGCCGAATCAACCCCCAAATCATCCTCCCCTAAAAGCACCAAAAACCTAGAtccaatttctttcttttcatgaGTCACCGGATTTTCTTTTTTAGACTCACGCTTTCCTCGCCGTGAAGATCTCCTTTCCACTACCATCCATGACCCAAAGTCTGGCCCTTTCACTTTGCCATCTGAACCGGAATTTCCTCCATTCGAAATCTCAGACGGAAAGGATCCCTCCCCAACCATCGGCACATCTTGAGAAACCTCCGTCGATTTTCCCACATCAGAGGAGTTCTAATTCAACACAGCTGAGGTACACATTTCTTTGACATGACCATATTTGCCACATTCAAAACAAACGGTCGGAAGAGCTTCATATTCAACTCGTTGAATAAGGCCATCAATTAGAACTTGTGAGATCAGGGGTCTGTCCAAGTTAATGTAGACAGCTAGTCTTGCATATCGCCCTCTGATCTGGTTATCCGTCTGAGTATCCAGCTTGACAACTTTCCCAATGAGGCCTCCAATAGCCTCGATAATCTTCCTTTTATACAGGTGTCCTGGTAGATTTGGCAGGCGAATCCAAGTCAAGACTACACTCGGGTAAGGTTGCAAAGGATTAAAATATCTAGACCAGCGTTGTACAGTTAGATACTGGCCATAAACTGTCCATGGGCCCTGAGACAATGCCTTGTTATAATCTCCTGTATCCtgaaatttcactaaaaaatacCCGTTAGTGATATCCATTAGATGAATAGAATGAACTGGTTTCCAAAGAAAAAGAATACGATTATAAAGGGCATTGTATCCAATGTTTCTCCCTAAAAGTTTGACGATAACCGTCAGTTCCATTTCTTTGAAAAAGATTTCCTTGATCCTGTCTGAAAATTCGATATCAGGGATCCCATCAATGATGGAGGTATTAACGTCTCCATCCAGTAAGACAAAATCATTGTCATTCCCCTCAGGTGTCATAAGACGATCTGAAACAGGGCCATCAACATGATTCCCCAGAAGTTTGTCTTTCCATGAAATAATCTATTGTGGTTCAGTATCTACCGCCATAGAGATATCTTCTTCAGCCACAGATTCTTTAAATCTCACTTTTTTTGTGTTACGATCACCGTCGGAATGAGGAACTCCCTCCCCATCATTATCGAAAAATTGAGAACTTGAGAGCATTATATGCAATTAAAAAGTCACTCtttgtttattatatatttttaatatgcacaatttacttaatgttgttaattaagtTGATGTTACAAGTCAACTAGATAATTGATGACAAAACCATGATAATTGTAGTGCATTTAATATTGTAtctaatatatttatgtatttaaatatcattttactcataatttaatctaatttttatttacatatttcacatatttaatttgttattataattaattagtttctacatataattttaaatacaGATCAATATTCTAGATCTTTAATTTTTACACAATTTTTAGTAATTCTTATTCCCCGGATATCTTGTTCCATTATCCGAATTCCGAAATAGAAAAATGCTATAGTGAGGTCCTGTGTTGATGGACTGACTTTAAAAGGTCACCACCATAAAGGTAGGAATCGCGCgcccattttctttttcatttttgttttcttttctgataatgaaattaGGCGCATCGCACGTTGAATCTCAGAATCTGTACTCTCCAGCGTAGTTGAAACGCTCCTCATATTTTAAATGCTCACCTTCAATTTCAACAGTCTCTCTATTAGTCAACGGTCATCACTCGCTGTCCCTTGTGAACCTTCGCATGTCGCACGACAAGGAAACGTGAAAACTGTAGTACAGCCGTGAAACGAGTTTAATAATTTTTTCGGAttctataaattaattaaaaaaatatatactaatcacaaattttaaaattatttcatatttaaaaaaatcaattaaagaagGAAAAATCTTTATTATCtcaattaacttaattaaaataaattattaagggtgataaaaaaggattaaattaaaatttaagtgaAAGTTAGGTGACtttaaaagggtttgtttattgaATTAAGTGTTGATTAAAATTAATGGCTAAGGCAGAGGCGAGTCCAAGGGAGTTGGTAGAGGCCCggccccctaaaatgaaaaattgttaTTGTGatcttttagaaaattttaaaattttaaattagtaaaggtaaatttATACTTTGGCCCctctaaaattatgaaaatttaatttaatcatttaaaaattataaagatataaactattaaaaattaaaaattcatttcgTCCCCCTAAAAAAATTCCTGCTTTGCCTTAAAGGGCAGGTAGAGGCCGGTcttcttaaaatgaaaaattttctatttaagttcctttataatttataaaatttaaaattagtaaTGATGAAATTGTACTTTAAcctcctaaaaataataaaattaatttattcttttaaaaattataagaacatagactatttaaatgataaaattacatttttaatattgtaaacatatataatttaatttttaatccaAAATTTTCGACCTTCTTGTCTCTCATTAGAATAGTTGAGTAATATAATCTAATAATAGACGCGTGGGAAAAGGGTGAGTGCATGGGATAATGAAATGTAATCATAAATATGTATATGTAAAGGTGGCAAAATAAAGAATGAAAGGCAAAACAATGGTTTGACACATATCCCATTTGCTTGTAAGATTGTGAAGCCATGCAAGAGAAGAAAACGTGAAGTGGCGGTGATGGCGTGTATTATTGATAATTCCGTGGTAGGTGTCAACATTCACAAGTTTTCCTTTGGATAAACATCACCCACTGAAATTGTAATTCCATTGAAGCTACTAACTTttttatttcacaaatataaCCTTATTTTTGTTGGGGTTGTATATACCTCTTTATTCCTTCTCACTATAACAAAATATGGTGTTTGGAAACCCTATGGTGCATTGCGTTTTTGCAGCTGCACCTGCAATTTTCAACTGCGGTAAAAAGCCCCACTGGGCAAACAAAAACTCCTGTACCGTATCCTACTTTACATTTATAACTAGATAAATTTAGCTTCTaatatttattcttttttaaagaaatttggtcttcaatttttaaattttagttaatttgttTGCTTTCActtaaaaattaactaaattttaaaatattaacagTATTGATGTGACCATAAGCATGGTAGTATATATATTCTCACTTAAATATTATAGTTATATTTGAATCCAAACacatattttaatcttattattATAATAACCAATCGTACCATTACTATAATTTTTAATCTCATGAAAGCTAATCTTATTGCACATTCAAAGAAAGCAACTAAGGTTAAAGTGTAGGTTGAAGAAGGAGGTAAGTGCTCCTTTCGAACTTGACCTATCATTTAATGTTTAAGTCGAGTGAATGTGAATTTCTAAATGATTGGGTGGTAACCAGAAGGAAATCCATTATTCCAAAGAGTAGTAGCCATAGAAGTTCCAAATGTTGCCTCCTCCATCTTGGTAGTCtacatataagggacaatatgacaTGCATATGCATGGTTTCGTCGCACTCGCAGTCGAGATGGAATGCGCGATTTTCTTCCCTTCTTATAAAATGAGACTGTCGGAGTCGCGCGATATATAATTTAATCCCTTCTTATAAAATGAGACCGGAGGAGTCGCGCGATACATAATTTTATCTCCCTTACTTTAATAATATTCTTCCGTTTTTAATGAATAATACAGCTTGTGTTACATTCAAATGGGAGGATAAGCTTGCCATGACCTGTCCCTCCTTGCTTTATCACATCATTGAGAcgtgcttttcttttctttttttcggGGTTTTTTCCACATATaccaaataaaacaaaaataaataaataacaaagtaACTGTCGTCTGCCGACTTTGAAGtgcatcttcttttttttttttttcaatttcacgCATGCTGTCGTGGGTGATTTGTCTCTGGTTCTGTTCTTTTTTTCAGAAGAAGAAAATGGCGTTGGCCCCTCATAGGAGAATCTGACATGAAACAATAAAAAATTTCAGAGAAAACACAAGGAAAAGACGAGTGCAGAAGAAATAAGACTTTAGTTTTTATTTCTTCTATTTCGCAAAAGTTACACCGATAGTTGTGAAGTGAAAATTGAAAGCCAATCACAGTGGAGAAAAGATGGTATGTAATAAGCGCTCCACGTAATCTTGTatatcctttcttttctttttcacgttattaatacataattttgataatttttaatttaaatacttaaCATTGAATTTTGAATTCGAACTTTGAACTTCGAGCTCAAACTTGAGCCTAAGCTCGAAACTTGAACcataaatcttaaattcaaaTCTTGACATTTGGTTCAAGgccttttaatttaaatttgagtTCAGATTCAAAGTTTAGGATTTAAAGTTTGAGATTTAaaattcatgttaaaaaattattaaaattatgtatcaataatataaaaaattgttaaaatatcattaaataattgaaaagagATATGAGATGATGTGGCAACCCTATTTTATACCATCTTTTCTTATTAGGGTAAAAAAATTGCATGAAATAAGAATATTATTCATTTCCAATAGTTTTATATCACACTAATAATTtcattctaaattttaaaattttcaattaaatttaattctttaaaataaaaataatgatataacataaaactatttttaaaaaatacagaTAATGTAATGTCCCTATTTCATTCTATAAGATCTAACGTATCAATTTTTACAAACCCACCACTCAAACTACATGCGCCAATGTTCTTCAAAGCATTCATTTTTATAGCCGCCTAAACGAAGGCTTTTTTTGCAGTTTCAACTGTTTGTCCGCACAACAACAAAAAAGTGTCCGGTTTTGGATTGTCGGTGGTCACATTTGGTGAATGTTAAGAAGGATGTCGATTTAACGAATTTATGAGAAGTGAAGATTTTATGTTAAAAAGGGTGGTAAAAGATTTGTTTTTTCAGTGAAGAAGAGACAAAGGGTAGTGATTTTATGCTTGGCTCAACGACTTGAGGCCGCGACGTGGAAAGAAACAAAGGAAAGGAGTGAGAGTAGTATTAGGAAAGAagtttggaaatggtaagttcaatAATGGTAACGGTGGAAGAGGAGGAGTTTGGACCAATAATAAAGTTTGAGGGTGTAAGATGTTATGAAGGAGACAAAAGCTAGGGGGGCTAATCCTTCAGACATGATGGAGGCAGCAAAGATTGTTGGATTCTTAAATTGCGTCTCCTTCCCATAGAGTATACATTTACTCACCAACGCATGCATGAAGTTGGaagaaaaacgaaaaaaaaaaaaaagaagttggCAAGGTTCCAACAATTGCAGGTAAGACTCGACTATAGAGTTATAGTTACTAAAAGGTAATGTGAAAATGAAAGTTAGATAGTAATGATATGTATTAAAGTCAAAACAACTTTATAATAATTAAGATAACATTAGGGTttgataaaaataagaaaattatttttgtgtATGATCCGATAAGAGATCCGATTTGCTATGCTATGGTTTCCTCAAAGTAACGTTTCCTCCAACTCCACATTGTGAGCTCCTCTCTTCAATAAAATCCCCACAATAGCAAGAGTAGCGCGATTCCACCTTTTTCTTTTCTGCTTTCTCATAATCCCCACCAAAAGTAAACCCC contains:
- the LOC108462107 gene encoding uncharacterized protein LOC108462107, with the protein product MGREFLIPTIISWKDKLLGNHVDGPVSDRLMTPEGNDNDFVLLDGDVNTSIIDGIPDIEFSDRIKEIFFKEMELTVIVKLLGRNIGYNALYNRILFLWKPVHSIHLMDITNGYFLVKFQDTGDYNKALSQGPWTVYGQYLTVQRWSRYFNPLQPYPSVVLTWIRLPNLPGHLYKRKIIEAIGGLIGKVVKLDTQTDNQIRGRYARLAVYINLDRPLISQVLIDGLIQRVEYEALPTVCFECGKYGHVKEMCTSAVLN